A stretch of DNA from Nitrospira sp. KM1:
TATCGGCGTACACATGTGGCGCAATGCTCTGTACCGGACGGCCCTGCTCCAATCTGTATGTCGACCGCAGGGTATCGTGCCGCCTGATGACTTCATTCAGCGCGCGAGCCAGTGCATCTGTATCCAGATCTCCATGAAGTCTCAGAGCAACGGGAATATTGTTGATCGCACTGCCTGGGGTAAGCTGATCCAAGAACCAGAACCGCTCCTGAGCGGTTGAAAGCGGCATGGTGGTCTGACCGAATGTGGGCCGTGACTGTGGGGCATCTGAAGCAGCGATCGATCGGGGCATCGTCGCCACGAAAGCGACGAACTCGCGCAACCGCGGATGCTCGAACAATGCCTCCAGCGGAGCATCGATCTCGAACGCATCACGCAAGCGCGACAACACCTGAATCCCGCGCAACGAATCGCCACCCAACGCGAAAAAGTCGTCGTCCGGTTCGACGGCCGGCCGCTCCAACACCTTCGCCCATATGTCCGCCACACCAGTCGTCAAACTCGCATGTCTATCTTCTTCAACAGCCACTGGGTTCGACTGTTCGGTCAAAGAATCCGCCACTCCAGACATCGATGCATGGATCACCGTCAACTCGCCGGCAATAAATCGTGTCCGGCACAATCGTCGCTGTACCTTCCCGCTGGAAGTCTTCGGCAGCGTCCCCGCTTTGATGAGCACCACCGTCGCCACCGCAACCTCGTGCTGCTGGGCGACGGCCTTGCAGATCGCTGTCACGGCGGCTTCCCAGTCGAGCGCTTTCGCGCGCGGCTCCACTTCCTGAACGACTACCAACGTCTCTTCATCCACCACGACCACCGAAAATGCCGCACCACCTCCAGCCCGAAGTCCCGGATAACACTCTTCGACCGTCCGTTCGATATCGTGCGGGTAATGATTGCGGCCACGGATGATGATCAGATCCTTCAAGCGGCCGCTCACGAACAGTTGGTTCTTCTCGATGAAGCCGAGATCGCCCGTTCGCAGGAATATTTCGTCTCCCCCGTCGGCCACACGCGCGGAGAAAGTCGAATGCGTCTCCTCATCCTTTTCCCAATAGCCGCAGGCGACGCTCGGCCCGCTGACCCAGATTTCGCCGGTGCGGCCGTCGGGACATGCCAATCTGGTTTCAGGATCGACGATGCGAACATGCGCTCCTGGCCTAACTGTGCCGCATCCGATCAGCGAGTCGGCGGCGGGACGGTCCTGGCCACATTGCGACGGATCCGGAACATGCATATTGAGGGGTTCGCCACGGCTCCCGCCCGTCACAAAGAGCGTCGACTCGGCAAGGCCGTAACAGGGATAGAACGCTCTCCGGCTGAATCCGCACGACGCAAAACGCTCCTGAAAACGAACGAGCGTCGCAGCGCGTACCGGCTCCGCGCCGTTGAACGCCAGGGTCCAGGAACTCAAATCGAACGTCGCCCGCTGCTCATCGGTGATCTGCCGTACGCACAGGTCGTACGCGAAGTTCGGTCCGCCGCTCGTCGTCGCGCGATATCGCGTGACGGCCGACAGCCAGCGAGCCGGTTTTTGGAGAAAGTGCACGGGCGACATCAGAACGCACGGTACACCCAGGTAGAGCGGTTGCAGCACGTTTCCGATCAATCCCATGTCGTGGTACAGGGGAAGCCATCCCGCGATGAGATCCTGTGAGGTATGTCCAAACGCTTCGCGAATCAGCTGCTGATTGTGCAGCAGGTTCGCGTGACTGACCTTAACGCCCTTGGGCAGATCGGTGGATCCCGAAGTGTATTGCAGAAATGCCAGTGTCCCGCCCGAAATGTCAGGCTCCCGCCAATCCCGAGCGAGATCGCCTGGCAACTTATCTGTTTCAATCCATCTGGATTCCGTGAATTCCTCATACCCGCGCTGCTCCGCGGACGTCCGCAAGATCTCTGCGCGAACCGAAGACGTGGTCAGCACAAATGTCGCCTGTGAGTCGGAGTGCATGACCTGCACTCTCGGCAGACCCCGTTTTCGATTCGGAGGATATGCGGGAACGGCAATCACCCCAGCATAGAGACATCCGAAAAATGAGGCGATAAAGTCGAGCCCGGGTGAATAGAGAAGGAGCGCACGCTCTCCAGCGGCGCGCGATTCTTGCAGAACAGCCGCGATGGTTCGCGCGGCCCGATCCAATTCTCCATAAGAGAGCGCGCTTTCATCGGTTTCTCCGTCGCGAAGATACGTGTACGCGGTTGCACCAGGGCAATCCGCTGCGCGCATGCGGAGAAGTTCCATCAGAGTAGAAACAGAATCTGGATCGCGTTTCATATTTATGAGATGAGAACTCATATCGTGGCCTAATCGACAATACGTAGTAGACGGTCATGGCCTCACCTACCTCACAGAGAAAACGCATGTTTATTTTCCTGTTGCGCATGTTTATTTTCTGGATTCCTCCGTCCGTTTTTTAGAGTAAGCTGTCCCTATTCACTTCATGGCCGAAAACAATCTGCAGGTGTCGAATCACTCAGTTTCCGGTGAATGAGGACGGACTGCACGCGCGTGGCGATCCCTCGCCACCTCCATTCGCCCCTGGCGCAGATGGCATTTCATCTCTAGCGAACGATTGCGGTAAGAAAACATGAGTGCCGATTCAGCGAGCCAAATTTTTATTGGAAGAAGCAGGGACGAAATTCAGGAGCAATGATCAAGCCCGATGGGAATGGATGTCATACCGCGCCACCGGTGCAGGTGCAGATAGTCCCGTGAATTCTCAGCAGGACGCCTCCAGTTTTTCAAGAGAAGAGCCCGCTGGCTTATGAAAGTCATGAGCTTGACCGGAGCGAAGCTCGTAAGGTAAGGTGCATCGCTTCAAGTGCTATGGCGATCGCCAGATCGCTATATATAGAGCTAAAAATACACAGTTGCCGAGGTAGCTCAGTTGGTAGAGCACAGCCCTGAAAAGGCTGGTGTCGACAGTTCGATTCTGTCCCTCGGCACCACTTTTCTCTCTCGTTTGTACTTTACTAAGGGTTTAGACGGTCGGAGCAGAGGCAGGTGTCATTAGCGTGTTAACGGCAGCATCAAGGCGAGCCATCGCGGCATCTAGGCGCTCCGGCTTTACACTCCGATAACGAGGATACATCTCCACCGATCGGTGACCCGTTATCGCCATAATCGTCTCCGCGTCCCCCCCGCATCTGCCAGGTTCGTGGCTGCACAATGCCGGAGATCATGAAACACAAAGTTCTCTATCTGTTGTTCCTCGCACAGCTCCTGCACTAATCGGTACGTGTGGTTGATCTTCTTCCCATCCTTCTGAACGATCAATCCTTGAATGCATACGACGCCGCCGTGAGCACGAAGCCGCTGCAGTTCACGCCGTAACGTCGGTGTGAGTGGGGACAAATCGTTCTCTGTTTGTCTTAGGTGTTTGGGAAGAAACAGTGGACTTCTCCTTGACCAGCTCACACTGCCGCTGGTTTCCACAACTTACTTGATATATGTTCTGCGCCTGTGGTTTCTGAACAAGACTTCATAGTGGGGAGGAGGTGTACGGTGAACATCAGATTGCTGATCCTGTGGCTGGCGCTAGGCCTGCTCGCTGCTGGAGGCTGTTCGAAGGTGAAGGCGATGTACGAGGATAAGAGGTACGAGATCAAGGTACATACGGATTTCGACCCGTCCGTCGACTTCTCTTCGTTTCATACCTTTGCCCATTCGGGGATGACGGACAGAGGGCGACAGATCGCAGCCACTGACAACAAGTCGCCCTTGAGGATGAGGGTGAAGGAAATCGTCAACAAGCAACTCGTGGCCAAGGAACTTCGGCAAGTCGGCTTGGAAGACCACCCAGACCTGCTGGTACACTTGTTATTCGGCGTGAATGATGCCGATAAATTTCAGGAAGCCACCTTGGTCGTGAATCTGGCTGAATCGTCGAAAAAGAGGCGGGTGTGGCAGGCCGTGATCACCGAAACGATAGGAGAGAGCTTGGAGAAGAACTTTGAAATGGTCGACAAGGGAGTCGCCAAGGCCTTCAAAGACTATCCTCAGGCCAAATGAAGGGATCGGATGATATCCCTACATCAGTCGCGGCAAGACGCGACCCTAGCCGCTCAGGTTATGATTACCGAAGAAGGCTAACGACCAAAACGACATAGATGACAAAAAGGGAAATAGTACCCGTTGACTCTCCCTCGAAGAGTTTAGAACCGCAGGCCCACCGTGGCTAGCACGGTACGCGGGTCGCCGTAGAAATACCCCGTCAGGCTGTTATCTGCATAACCGACGTACCGCTGATCGAGCAAATTACGGAAATTCACAGCGACGTTTATTTGCTTTGCTTTCAGCCAGTTGTTAGGCTCTAAATCGCGGTTGTAATAAAGAGCTGCATTCACAATCACGTACCCCGGCACATTGACTTGCGGATCAAAGATCCAAACATTGCGTCCTGTATAGCCGATCACTCCCCCGCCTAAGCCAAATCCCTTTAACGATCCCTCTTGGAAATGATAGGTCGACCAAAGCGTCGCCTTATTATACGGAATCATCCCTAAACGCCTATTCACGAGCGTGGGATCGTTGTCTTTTGTCACTTCTGCATCGGTATACGCATAGCTGGCAATCACGTTCCACCCATCGGCCAAACTAGCTGTGACATCCAATTCAATACCTTGGCTCCGTTGCTCCCCCGTTTGCACAGCAAAACCTTGAGCAGCACGAGCAGGGTCTGGATCGGGCGTCACCAGATTTTCGCGCGTCAAATGATACCAGGCGAGACCAAGTGACAATCGATTCTGAAAGAAGAAGGTCCTTATACCAACTTCGTACTGGGTAGATCGCTCCGGTTTAAACAGTTCGCCGGTTGGATTGAACGACCCAGGGGAGTTTGGCAAGAACCCTCGAGTCCAAGAGGTATACAAGGAGACCGGCT
This window harbors:
- a CDS encoding DUF4136 domain-containing protein, coding for MNIRLLILWLALGLLAAGGCSKVKAMYEDKRYEIKVHTDFDPSVDFSSFHTFAHSGMTDRGRQIAATDNKSPLRMRVKEIVNKQLVAKELRQVGLEDHPDLLVHLLFGVNDADKFQEATLVVNLAESSKKRRVWQAVITETIGESLEKNFEMVDKGVAKAFKDYPQAK